In Myripristis murdjan chromosome 9, fMyrMur1.1, whole genome shotgun sequence, the following proteins share a genomic window:
- the tbx1 gene encoding T-box transcription factor TBX1 isoform X1: protein MDDGGPLSPKANAFSIASLISAAEQAGNAAFDKQGTGLDKPDLHNHSSFKMHYSTVTREMEAISSPWLTQLSHFCDVAAFTTSSLSSLNTPGGYHLSPSPGDPYSQHEAHFEPCPAAQHNYNYPGSNPGPAQASDAGTPNCSSSSSSSTPNSKSIVKKNPKVANINVQLEMKALWDEFNQLGTEMIVTKAGRRMFPTFQVKIFGMDPMADYMLLMDFLPVDDKRYRYAFHSSSWLVAGKADPATPGRVHYHPDSPAKGAQWMKQIVSFDKLKLTNNLLDDNGHIILNSMHRYQPRFHVVYVDPRKDSEKYAEENYKTFVFEETRFTAVTAYQNHRITQLKIASNPFAKGFRDCDPEDWPRNHRPGSLPIMSAFARTRNPMSSPPQQNGTEKEDSRRDYERDPSSTPIHADPAHQLMSRVLSPALPVPGGLHAVPLTSGRPSPPHDLRPDPHPLPPDTLHHHPYKYPTTYEHYLGAKTRPSPYPLPSIRGHTYHHHMNPATANMYSATSAPANYDYGPR from the exons ATGGACGACGGCGGTCCCCTCTCTCCAAAGGCAAATGCTTTCAGTATTGCCTCTCTGATTTCGGCTGCAGAACAAGCAGGAAACGCAGCGTTTGACAAACAAGGCACCGGCCTGGACAAGCCAGACCTGCACAACCACAGTTCCTTTAAAATGCACTACAGCACTGTCACCCGGGAAATGGAAG CCATATCCAGCCCGTGGCTGACGCAGCTGTCCCATTTTTGCGATGTTGCAGCCTTCACGACGAGCAGCCTGAGCAGCCTAAACACGCCGGGGGGCTATCACCTCTCTCCGTCCCCCGGGGACCCCTACAGCCAGCATGAAGCCCACTTTGAGCCCTGTCCGGCCGCTCAGCACAACTACAACTACCCGGGTTCCAACCCGGGCCCGGCCCAGGCGAGCGACGCCGGGACTCCCAACTGCTCCTCGTCGTCCTCCAGCTCCACACCGAACAGCAAGAGCATAGTGAAGAAGAACCCCAAAGTGGCAAACATTAACGTGCAGCTGGAGATGAAAGCTTTATGGGACGAATTTAATCAGCTGGGAACGGAGATGATCGTTACCAAAGCTGGCAG GAGAATGTTTCCAACTTTCCAAGTGAAAATATTTGGGATGGATCCCATGGCAGACTACATGCTCCTCATGGACTTCCTACCAGTAGACGACAAGCGATACAG GTATGCCTTCCACAGCTCTTCGTGGCTGGTGGCCGGTAAAGCTGACCCCGCCACTCCGGGCAGGGTCCACTACCACCCGGACTCCCCGGCAAAAGGCGCCCAGTGGATGAAGCAGATAGTCTCCTTTGACAAACTCAAACTCACCAATAACCTGCTGGATGACAACGGCCAT ATCATTCTCAACTCCATGCATCGCTACCAGCCCAGGTTCCATGTGGTCTACGTGGATCCCCGCAAAGACAGCGAGAAATATGCCGAGGAGAATTACAAGACCTTTGTTTTTGAGGAAACTCGCTTCACAGCGGTCACAGCATACCAGAACCACCGG ATCACACAGCTTAAGATAGCCAGTAATCCCTTCGCAAAGGGCTTCAGGGACTGTGACCCGGAAGACTG GCCCAGGAATCACAGGCCAGGCTCTCTGCCAATAATGAGTGCCTTTGCCAGAACAAGAAACCCAATGTCATCTCCCCCTCAGCAGAACGGCACAGAGAAAG AGGACAGTAGGCGGGACTACGAACGAGATCCCAGCAGCACGCCCATCCACGCTGACCCAGCTCACCAGCTGATGTCCCGGGTCCTCAGTCCCGCACTTCCTGTCCCGGGAGGCCTCCACGCTGTCCCCCTCACCAGTGGCCGGCCCAGCCCTCCCCACGACCTCCGGCCAGACCCCCACCCGCTACCCCCGGACACCCTGCACCACCACCCCTACAAGTACCCGACCACCTACGAACACTACCTGGGGGCCAAGACCCGGCCGTCGCCTTACCCTTTACCCAGCATCAGGGGACACACGTACCACCACCACATGAACCCAGCCACAGCGAATATGTACTCGGCCACCAGCGCCCCCGCTAACTACGACTACGGGCCGAGATAA
- the tbx1 gene encoding T-box transcription factor TBX1 isoform X2 produces the protein MDDGGPLSPKANAFSIASLISAAEQAGNAAFDKQGTGLDKPDLHNHSSFKMHYSTVTREMEAFTTSSLSSLNTPGGYHLSPSPGDPYSQHEAHFEPCPAAQHNYNYPGSNPGPAQASDAGTPNCSSSSSSSTPNSKSIVKKNPKVANINVQLEMKALWDEFNQLGTEMIVTKAGRRMFPTFQVKIFGMDPMADYMLLMDFLPVDDKRYRYAFHSSSWLVAGKADPATPGRVHYHPDSPAKGAQWMKQIVSFDKLKLTNNLLDDNGHIILNSMHRYQPRFHVVYVDPRKDSEKYAEENYKTFVFEETRFTAVTAYQNHRITQLKIASNPFAKGFRDCDPEDWPRNHRPGSLPIMSAFARTRNPMSSPPQQNGTEKEDSRRDYERDPSSTPIHADPAHQLMSRVLSPALPVPGGLHAVPLTSGRPSPPHDLRPDPHPLPPDTLHHHPYKYPTTYEHYLGAKTRPSPYPLPSIRGHTYHHHMNPATANMYSATSAPANYDYGPR, from the exons ATGGACGACGGCGGTCCCCTCTCTCCAAAGGCAAATGCTTTCAGTATTGCCTCTCTGATTTCGGCTGCAGAACAAGCAGGAAACGCAGCGTTTGACAAACAAGGCACCGGCCTGGACAAGCCAGACCTGCACAACCACAGTTCCTTTAAAATGCACTACAGCACTGTCACCCGGGAAATGGAAG CCTTCACGACGAGCAGCCTGAGCAGCCTAAACACGCCGGGGGGCTATCACCTCTCTCCGTCCCCCGGGGACCCCTACAGCCAGCATGAAGCCCACTTTGAGCCCTGTCCGGCCGCTCAGCACAACTACAACTACCCGGGTTCCAACCCGGGCCCGGCCCAGGCGAGCGACGCCGGGACTCCCAACTGCTCCTCGTCGTCCTCCAGCTCCACACCGAACAGCAAGAGCATAGTGAAGAAGAACCCCAAAGTGGCAAACATTAACGTGCAGCTGGAGATGAAAGCTTTATGGGACGAATTTAATCAGCTGGGAACGGAGATGATCGTTACCAAAGCTGGCAG GAGAATGTTTCCAACTTTCCAAGTGAAAATATTTGGGATGGATCCCATGGCAGACTACATGCTCCTCATGGACTTCCTACCAGTAGACGACAAGCGATACAG GTATGCCTTCCACAGCTCTTCGTGGCTGGTGGCCGGTAAAGCTGACCCCGCCACTCCGGGCAGGGTCCACTACCACCCGGACTCCCCGGCAAAAGGCGCCCAGTGGATGAAGCAGATAGTCTCCTTTGACAAACTCAAACTCACCAATAACCTGCTGGATGACAACGGCCAT ATCATTCTCAACTCCATGCATCGCTACCAGCCCAGGTTCCATGTGGTCTACGTGGATCCCCGCAAAGACAGCGAGAAATATGCCGAGGAGAATTACAAGACCTTTGTTTTTGAGGAAACTCGCTTCACAGCGGTCACAGCATACCAGAACCACCGG ATCACACAGCTTAAGATAGCCAGTAATCCCTTCGCAAAGGGCTTCAGGGACTGTGACCCGGAAGACTG GCCCAGGAATCACAGGCCAGGCTCTCTGCCAATAATGAGTGCCTTTGCCAGAACAAGAAACCCAATGTCATCTCCCCCTCAGCAGAACGGCACAGAGAAAG AGGACAGTAGGCGGGACTACGAACGAGATCCCAGCAGCACGCCCATCCACGCTGACCCAGCTCACCAGCTGATGTCCCGGGTCCTCAGTCCCGCACTTCCTGTCCCGGGAGGCCTCCACGCTGTCCCCCTCACCAGTGGCCGGCCCAGCCCTCCCCACGACCTCCGGCCAGACCCCCACCCGCTACCCCCGGACACCCTGCACCACCACCCCTACAAGTACCCGACCACCTACGAACACTACCTGGGGGCCAAGACCCGGCCGTCGCCTTACCCTTTACCCAGCATCAGGGGACACACGTACCACCACCACATGAACCCAGCCACAGCGAATATGTACTCGGCCACCAGCGCCCCCGCTAACTACGACTACGGGCCGAGATAA